One window of Nymphaea colorata isolate Beijing-Zhang1983 chromosome 1, ASM883128v2, whole genome shotgun sequence genomic DNA carries:
- the LOC116245902 gene encoding 1,4-alpha-glucan-branching enzyme 2, chloroplastic/amyloplastic-like: MGNYSEYFGFATNVDAVVYLMLANDLIHGLFPEAVTVGEDVSGMPTFCIPVKDGGVGFDYRLHMAIADKWIELLLKKKDEEWLMGDIVHTLSNRRWLEKCVADAESHDQALGGDKTTIAFWLMDKVSLAVFVCVFVFHCVFVKLLLRKHPSLGVLYDVSLKIFKFCWSLLCKGLNLTLIII, encoded by the exons ATGGGAAATTATAGTGAGTACTTTGGATTTGCAACTAATGTAGATGCTGTGGTTTATTTGATGCTTGCTAATGACCTTATACATGGTCTCTTTCCTGAAGCAGTTACTGTTGGTGAAGAT GTTAGTGGGATGCCAACATTTTGCATTCCTGTGAAGGATGGAGGGGTTGGGTTCGACTATCGCCTTCACATGGCTATTGCAGATAAATGGATTGAGCTCCTCTTAAA GAAAAAGGATGAGGAGTGGTTAATGGGTGACATTGTTCACACACTTTCAAATCGAAGATGGCTGGAGAAATGTGTTGCGGATGCAGAGAGTCACGATCAAGCACTTGGTGGTGACAAGACTACTATTGCATTTTGGTTGATGGACAAGGTGTCTTTGGCTgtatttgtttgtgtttttgtttttcactgtGTTTTTGTGAAGCTATTGTTGAGGAAACATCCTAGTTTGGGAGTTTTATATGAcgtaagtttgaaaatttttaaattttgttggagtcttttatgtaaagggttaaacttAACCCTAATAATTATTTAG